From the Ctenopharyngodon idella isolate HZGC_01 chromosome 3, HZGC01, whole genome shotgun sequence genome, one window contains:
- the fam171a2a gene encoding protein FAM171A2 isoform X2 has product MRPPHTSRSFFLFLFLCSAWRTLAKSLSTPGPVEVLIKVQVFDNSDLSPLKESRVQVCGNQTILASSLAGGDGIVTLTFLYRPGTWVIVTASKHGFVTNSAPWHASRIPLYASVSLYLLPQRPATLLLYDDVVQLLLGSPGSRRQPWVQLQRRAIRPPLNVSQITLSAMLTSSRSQYELGGFPYPLALENNSTGTNSSWVELTALAAMCAQLTGPNGTEVQVSEPIHISIPLPSDTPLKTATSVPVWRFEDRTGLWVRSGAGYIKKEGTQMTWSFVAPNLGYWLAAFPSTSGLNTSGLRDITTYHTIFLLAILGAMALLVLILLCLLLYYCRRRCLKPRQHRRKMHFSSTLESSKRDQGTSTSHLNLISGGHVETASSAGDHDGIKSDISSNRDLHSSREDFFRHGPTQRLHNSRMNADTKRGESFPLKATRSSNTGTRDPLLQDDYSKGYSSAEDSDERRYHHHNAKENQGYSSDPPSPPPLLPPFAGHYQDHSRDSKPPEYFASAGDHLTRPSSVNTQPGQLIFCHSMEQMKESMYHSMVPTLVIPAHYMHMSPDLSAVEQAMERQQQLQHDMEGIQVSMTLPRQQSQQQKQQQQQTRQEKEEEESSQQAEGPSEENWGSEQSTAPVRIPVLFNDSTIAQMNGELQAMTEKKLLELGVKPHPRAWFVSLDGRSNSLVRHSYIELGNEAMRAPVGPSSLAQDRRTETLPVSSGKSTQRKAKEEGKVKEGGERKAHGKIYSKLPVIETPDSSSECHSAMYSPEENSTAPLLDETSESRGGTFPRKGRSRDNSTRSSASEVHRDSVTSPDDDNEADDKDEDGENKKSPWQKREERPLMVFNVK; this is encoded by the exons AGGTGCTGATTAAAGTCCAGGTTTTCGACAACAGCGACCTGTCACCCCTAAAGGAATCCAGAGTTCAGGTGTGTGGAAACCAGACCATCTTAGCATCCAGCCTTGCTGGGGGAGATGGGATTGTCACACTTACGTTCCTGTACCGGCCAGGAACGTGGGTCATCGTCACAGCATCAAAGCATGGATTTGTCACAAACTCTGCACCCTGGCATGCCAGCCGCATCCCGC TATACGCCTCCGTAAGTCTATATTTACTTCCCCAGAGACCGGCCACTCTCCTGCTGTATGACGATGTTGTGCAGTTACTATTGGGTTCTCCAG GATCCCGGAGACAGCCATGGGTACAGCTTCAGAGGAGAGCCATCAGACCACCACTAAACGTCTCCCAAATCACCCTTTCTGCAATGCTCACCTCTTCCCGCAGTCAGTATGAGCTTGGGGGCTTCCCCTACCCCCTCGCCTTGGAGAACAACTCAACAG GAACCAACAGTAGCTGGGTGGAGCTAACTGCACTAGCTGCAATGTGTGCTCAGCTCACTGGGCCCAACGGCACTGAGGTCCAGGTGTCAGAACCCATTCACATCTCTATCCCTCTTCCGTCTGACACTCCTCTCAAGACTGCCACCAGTGTCCCAGTATGGAGGTTCGAAGACAGAACAG GTCTATGGGTCAGAAGCGGTGCTGGATACATTAAAAAAGAGGGCACTCAGATGACGTGGAGTTTTGTGGCTCCAAATTTAGGATACTGGCTTGCAGCATTTCCCTCAACCTCAG GTCTGAACACCTCTGGTCTAAGAGACATCACTACCTACCACACCATTTTCCTGCTAGCGATTCTGGGTGCCATGGCCCTGCTAGTGCTTATTCTGCTGTGTTTGCTACTGTACTACTGCAG GAGGCGATGTCTGAAACCTCGGCAGCATCGTCGAAAAATGCACTTCTCCTCCACTCTGGAGAGTTCAAAGAGAGACCAGGGTACATCCACTTCCCACCTCAATCTCATCAGCGGTGGACACGTGGAGACAGCCTCCTCGGCCGGTGACCATGACGGCATCAAATCTGACATTTCCTCCAACCGTGATCTCCACAGCTCTCGAGAGGACTTCTTCAGACATGGCCCCACACAGAGACTGCACAACTCTAGGATGAATGCTGACACAAAGCGAGGAGAGAGCTTCCCATTGAAGGCCACTCGCTCTTCAAACACAGGAACTCGAGACCCGCTCCTACAGGACGACTATAGCAAAGGTTACAGCTCTGCTGAGGACTCCGATGAGCGCAGATACCATCACCATAATGCTAAAGAAAACCAGGGCTATTCGTCAGACCCACCTTCTCCACCTCCACTTTTGCCACCGTTTGCTGGTCACTATCAGGATCACAGTCGGGACAGCAAACCACCGGAGTATTTTGCATCGGCAGGGGATCACCTCACGcggcccagttctgtcaacacccAGCCTGGCCAGCTGATCTTCTGTCACTCCATGGAACAGATGAAGGAGAGCATGTACCACAGCATGGTACCCACATTGGTCATCCCTGCACATTACATGCATATGTCCCCTGACCTGTCAGCTGTGGAGCAGGCAATGGAAAGGCAGCAACAGCTGCAGCATGATATGGAGGGCATCCAGGTTAGCATGACACTGCCACGGCAACAGAGTCAACAACaaaagcaacagcagcagcagaccAGGCAAGAAAAGGAAGAGGAAGAGTCTAGCCAGCAAGCAGAAGGACCTTCAGAGGAGAACTGGGGATCGGAACAATCCACTGCCCCAGTCCGTATTCCTGTCCTTTTCAATGACTCCACTATTGCACAAATGAATGGAGAGTTGCAAGCAATGACAGAGAAGAAGCTGCTGGAGCTTGGGGTAAAGCCGCACCCTCGTGCCTGGTTTGTTTCCCTTGATGGTCGTTCAAACTCTCTTGTTAGACACTCCTACATTGAGCTGGGCAATGAAGCCATGCGTGCACCCGTGGGCCCCAGCAGTCTAGCCCAGGACCGCCGTACTGAAACACTCCCAGTGAGTTCAGGGAAATCTACTCAACGAAAAGCAAAAGAGGAGGGCAAGGTGAAGGAGGGGGGTGAAAGAAAAGCTCACGGAAAGATTTATTCCAAACTTCCCGTTATCGAAACGCCAGACTCAAGCAGTGAGTGCCATTCAGCCATGTACTCACCTGAGGAGAACTCCACAGCGCCACTGCTTGACGAGACCTCGGAGTCCAGAGGTGGGACGTTTCCTCGTAAAGGCCGCAGTCGTGACAATAGCACCCGCAGTAGTGCCAGCGAGGTCCACAGAGACTCTGTCACCAGTCCTGATGATGACAATGAAGCCgatgacaaagatgaagacggTGAGAATAAGAAGAGCCCCTGGCAAAAGCGTGAAGAGAGGCCCCTCATGGTGTTCAACGTCAAGTAA
- the fam171a2a gene encoding protein FAM171A2 isoform X1 translates to MRPPHTSRSFFLFLFLCSAWRTLAKSLSTPGPVEVLIKVQVFDNSDLSPLKESRVQVCGNQTILASSLAGGDGIVTLTFLYRPGTWVIVTASKHGFVTNSAPWHASRIPLYASVSLYLLPQRPATLLLYDDVVQLLLGSPGSRRQPWVQLQRRAIRPPLNVSQITLSAMLTSSRSQYELGGFPYPLALENNSTGTNSSWVELTALAAMCAQLTGPNGTEVQVSEPIHISIPLPSDTPLKTATSVPVWRFEDRTGLWVRSGAGYIKKEGTQMTWSFVAPNLGYWLAAFPSTSGTGLNTSGLRDITTYHTIFLLAILGAMALLVLILLCLLLYYCRRRCLKPRQHRRKMHFSSTLESSKRDQGTSTSHLNLISGGHVETASSAGDHDGIKSDISSNRDLHSSREDFFRHGPTQRLHNSRMNADTKRGESFPLKATRSSNTGTRDPLLQDDYSKGYSSAEDSDERRYHHHNAKENQGYSSDPPSPPPLLPPFAGHYQDHSRDSKPPEYFASAGDHLTRPSSVNTQPGQLIFCHSMEQMKESMYHSMVPTLVIPAHYMHMSPDLSAVEQAMERQQQLQHDMEGIQVSMTLPRQQSQQQKQQQQQTRQEKEEEESSQQAEGPSEENWGSEQSTAPVRIPVLFNDSTIAQMNGELQAMTEKKLLELGVKPHPRAWFVSLDGRSNSLVRHSYIELGNEAMRAPVGPSSLAQDRRTETLPVSSGKSTQRKAKEEGKVKEGGERKAHGKIYSKLPVIETPDSSSECHSAMYSPEENSTAPLLDETSESRGGTFPRKGRSRDNSTRSSASEVHRDSVTSPDDDNEADDKDEDGENKKSPWQKREERPLMVFNVK, encoded by the exons AGGTGCTGATTAAAGTCCAGGTTTTCGACAACAGCGACCTGTCACCCCTAAAGGAATCCAGAGTTCAGGTGTGTGGAAACCAGACCATCTTAGCATCCAGCCTTGCTGGGGGAGATGGGATTGTCACACTTACGTTCCTGTACCGGCCAGGAACGTGGGTCATCGTCACAGCATCAAAGCATGGATTTGTCACAAACTCTGCACCCTGGCATGCCAGCCGCATCCCGC TATACGCCTCCGTAAGTCTATATTTACTTCCCCAGAGACCGGCCACTCTCCTGCTGTATGACGATGTTGTGCAGTTACTATTGGGTTCTCCAG GATCCCGGAGACAGCCATGGGTACAGCTTCAGAGGAGAGCCATCAGACCACCACTAAACGTCTCCCAAATCACCCTTTCTGCAATGCTCACCTCTTCCCGCAGTCAGTATGAGCTTGGGGGCTTCCCCTACCCCCTCGCCTTGGAGAACAACTCAACAG GAACCAACAGTAGCTGGGTGGAGCTAACTGCACTAGCTGCAATGTGTGCTCAGCTCACTGGGCCCAACGGCACTGAGGTCCAGGTGTCAGAACCCATTCACATCTCTATCCCTCTTCCGTCTGACACTCCTCTCAAGACTGCCACCAGTGTCCCAGTATGGAGGTTCGAAGACAGAACAG GTCTATGGGTCAGAAGCGGTGCTGGATACATTAAAAAAGAGGGCACTCAGATGACGTGGAGTTTTGTGGCTCCAAATTTAGGATACTGGCTTGCAGCATTTCCCTCAACCTCAG GAACAGGTCTGAACACCTCTGGTCTAAGAGACATCACTACCTACCACACCATTTTCCTGCTAGCGATTCTGGGTGCCATGGCCCTGCTAGTGCTTATTCTGCTGTGTTTGCTACTGTACTACTGCAG GAGGCGATGTCTGAAACCTCGGCAGCATCGTCGAAAAATGCACTTCTCCTCCACTCTGGAGAGTTCAAAGAGAGACCAGGGTACATCCACTTCCCACCTCAATCTCATCAGCGGTGGACACGTGGAGACAGCCTCCTCGGCCGGTGACCATGACGGCATCAAATCTGACATTTCCTCCAACCGTGATCTCCACAGCTCTCGAGAGGACTTCTTCAGACATGGCCCCACACAGAGACTGCACAACTCTAGGATGAATGCTGACACAAAGCGAGGAGAGAGCTTCCCATTGAAGGCCACTCGCTCTTCAAACACAGGAACTCGAGACCCGCTCCTACAGGACGACTATAGCAAAGGTTACAGCTCTGCTGAGGACTCCGATGAGCGCAGATACCATCACCATAATGCTAAAGAAAACCAGGGCTATTCGTCAGACCCACCTTCTCCACCTCCACTTTTGCCACCGTTTGCTGGTCACTATCAGGATCACAGTCGGGACAGCAAACCACCGGAGTATTTTGCATCGGCAGGGGATCACCTCACGcggcccagttctgtcaacacccAGCCTGGCCAGCTGATCTTCTGTCACTCCATGGAACAGATGAAGGAGAGCATGTACCACAGCATGGTACCCACATTGGTCATCCCTGCACATTACATGCATATGTCCCCTGACCTGTCAGCTGTGGAGCAGGCAATGGAAAGGCAGCAACAGCTGCAGCATGATATGGAGGGCATCCAGGTTAGCATGACACTGCCACGGCAACAGAGTCAACAACaaaagcaacagcagcagcagaccAGGCAAGAAAAGGAAGAGGAAGAGTCTAGCCAGCAAGCAGAAGGACCTTCAGAGGAGAACTGGGGATCGGAACAATCCACTGCCCCAGTCCGTATTCCTGTCCTTTTCAATGACTCCACTATTGCACAAATGAATGGAGAGTTGCAAGCAATGACAGAGAAGAAGCTGCTGGAGCTTGGGGTAAAGCCGCACCCTCGTGCCTGGTTTGTTTCCCTTGATGGTCGTTCAAACTCTCTTGTTAGACACTCCTACATTGAGCTGGGCAATGAAGCCATGCGTGCACCCGTGGGCCCCAGCAGTCTAGCCCAGGACCGCCGTACTGAAACACTCCCAGTGAGTTCAGGGAAATCTACTCAACGAAAAGCAAAAGAGGAGGGCAAGGTGAAGGAGGGGGGTGAAAGAAAAGCTCACGGAAAGATTTATTCCAAACTTCCCGTTATCGAAACGCCAGACTCAAGCAGTGAGTGCCATTCAGCCATGTACTCACCTGAGGAGAACTCCACAGCGCCACTGCTTGACGAGACCTCGGAGTCCAGAGGTGGGACGTTTCCTCGTAAAGGCCGCAGTCGTGACAATAGCACCCGCAGTAGTGCCAGCGAGGTCCACAGAGACTCTGTCACCAGTCCTGATGATGACAATGAAGCCgatgacaaagatgaagacggTGAGAATAAGAAGAGCCCCTGGCAAAAGCGTGAAGAGAGGCCCCTCATGGTGTTCAACGTCAAGTAA